The genomic segment CAACCGCCAGTGCGTGGGTATCGTAGGCCCAATGGAAGCCATAGGGCGAACACTGCTTGCCGGTCAGTTCCACCGTCGCCGCGCCAGTGACCAGATCGATCTTCTTCTTTTCCTTTGAAATTCCTTGTACCGCGAGCGCTACGGAAGAGGTGGTCAGCTCCATGATCGAGTCGACCTGCTCTCGGTCGTACCACTGACGGGCGATGTTGGAGGCAATATCGGGTTTGTTCTGATGGTCAGCGGTCACGATCTCGATCGGCACGCCCTGCACCTTGCCACCGAAGTCCTCGGCCGCCATTTTCGCCGCCTCAAAGGACCATTTGCCGCCGAAGTCGGCGTAGACACCGGATTGGTCGTTGAGAATGCCGATTTTCACCTTGCCATCGGATATCTCGGCAGCCGTCGCGGGAATTGCGGCCGCCGCGCTGAGTGTTGCCGTTGCAATTGCCAGAAGCTTCATCATCGCCTATCTCCTTGCAGGGGTTGACCGCTTACAGGACGGCCCTTGCGGGCTGCCACGACGGGACGGTTCGGTGTGGGTGACGGGGCTGCAGGCGGGCCTGCCGACCATCACAACGATCGAGCGTTGGCATACGCTGCGGTATCGGGGCCGAGTGCATCCATGAGGCATGTCGATCGCATAAAAAAACAGGGCTGCGGCAGCAACGGGAACTGCGCCGGAAGAGGTGATCTGTCGTCGTGTCGGGGCACGGTAGACGTGAGACGCTGGGGCTGTGGTCATTCGGCCTGGCATACGACTGTTTCTAGTTATTGTTAGAACTAAACGTAGCAGGGGTTCGGCCAGACGCAACTGGTCAATTCGGTCGAGCGGGACAGGTTAGCTGCCCTCGCCCGGCGCAGCGTGCGAGCTTGACGCTTCCGTCAAGGTTCGCCGGGTGAAAAAAACAGACGCAACGTTGTCTTCGGCCTATGTTGGCGCGCCAAATGCGATGGCTACGGCAGAGACTGAGCTCATCCTGGCGCTCAGTCGAAGCCAGTCGATTGTCAATTCCAGTCGAGGGCGCCGGGCAAATGACGATCATCTGGCCGAGTAGAGTTAAAGTGCCACGCTGGTCGGCTGTGCTTTTTTCAACTGGCGGCTACCGCTATGCTGGCGACCATTCAAGCAGGAGCGATTGATGAGCAAGGTCAGTGTGCTGGTAGTGGATGACGCGCCTTTCATCCGGGATCTCGTCAAGAAAGGGTTGCGCAGCCACTTCCCCGGCATCCGAATCGAGGATGCAGTGAACGGGCGCAAAGCTCAGCAGATGCTCGATCGTGAAACATTCGATCTGATTCTCTGTGACTGGGAAATGCCCGAGATGTCCGGGCTCGAGCTGCTTACCTGGTGTCGTGCTCACGAGAAGCTCAAGACGACGCCGTTCATCATGGTCACCAGCCGTGGCGACAAAGAGAACGTGGTGCAGGCGATCCAGTCCGGCGTGTCCGACTTCATCGGTAAGCCTTTCTCCAATGAACAGCTGACGACCAAGGTGCGCAAGGCGCTGGGCCGCGCCGGCAAGCTTGATGCACTGGCGGCCAGCGCGCCGGCCCGGCCAACGAACACCGGGATGGCCAATGACTCGCTGGCGGCACTTACCGGTGGCAAGGCCGACGTGATCAAGCCTGCATCCGCTGCACCGGTTAAATCGCCGGCACCCGGACTCGCTGCGCTGGTTCAGCCCGGTGCCGCCAAACCGACGGCCGCCAGTGGCGGTCGCGGCCAGGGCCAGTTGCGCCTGGCGAGCGGGACGCTTGCCTGCGTGATCAAGGCGCTGAGCCTCAAAGAGGGTCTACTGGTGGTCAAGCGCAGCGAGAACCTGCCGCAAGTGCTGGAAAGCGCCGTGCTCGATCTGGAGCAGGGGGAGGGCGGCGAGGTGGCGCGTTTGAACGGCTACTTGCATGCGGTCGCAGCGTTGGAGCCGACGCCGGACACCGACTGGCTGCAGCTGACTTTCCGTTTCGTCGACCGTGACCCGCAGAAGCTCGATTATCTGTCTCGGTTGATTGCCCGCGGCACCGCGCAGCGGCACTTCGTGCCGGGCGCTTAGCCGGCTAGATAGGACGGATCAAGCGATAGTTCAATGGCGCCGCTCATCCGAAAAGAGGCGCTTTGGGGGAACGATTTCACAGCCCGACAGTCGGTGGCTCGCGCAGGCCCCGCTGCGCTGCTAGTCTGCAGCGCTCTGAATACATAACCACATGAAGTCTGCCGTTATGTTGGGGCGCATTATTCTTTGTCTCGGGTTGTTCTGGCTGGCCTCGTCCGCCTCGGCCCTGACCATCTACAAATACACCGACGCCAACGGCGTGGTCACCTACAGCGACCAGGCCGCACCGGGCGCGCGCGTGTTTACCTTCAACGACCGCATGGTCGAGACGCTGGACGCCCAGGTGAAGCTGGAAACCCGTAAGCATGCCGCTGGCGAGACCCTGCTGGTGCGCAATGATCTGTTCGCGCCCGTGGATATCGAGCTCAAGCTGACCGGCGTAGAGAATGCCGTTGGCGCGCCGGACGAGCCGATCCGCTGGGTACTGCCGCCACGCAGCCAGATCCGCCTGGCGACCCTGGCTCCACTCGATCCTGCCAAGCCCCTGAAATACACCCCCAAGTTGCGCCACGCCCTGGGCGATCCGCGTCTGCTGCCCAAACCCTACAAGTATCCGCTGCCCTGGCGCGGCGGTCCGTTCCGCCTTACCCAGGGTGCCAATGGCAAGTACAGCCATTTCACCCCGAAGGGTCGTTATGCGGCCGACATCGCCATGCCCGAGGGCACGTCCATCGTCGCGGCGCGCGGCGGCATGGTGGTCAAGATCGAGAACAGCCAGAGCGGACGCGGCAACAATCCATCCGGCAACTACGTGCGGATCCTCCACGATGACGGGACCATGGGCGTCTACCTGCACCTGATGAGAGGCTCGGTAAACGTTCGCGAAGGTCAGCGAGTCGAGACGGGAACCCGCATCGCACGCTCCGGCAATACGGGCAACAGCACCGGCCCGCACCTGCACTTCGTGGTGCAGCGCAACGTTGGCCTGGCAGTCGAGTCGATTCCCTTCGACTTTTCCCAGCCGGTCAACAGCCTGCCGAATTTCGCTGTCGGCGGAGACTGAGCCTGACTCCGGCCAGCTTCAAGCCGACGGCGAGGCGCTGATGGCCATTTGGTCATCGCGCGCAATTTCCCCTGGATCCTCGGCACGGCAAGCCACTGCTGCACGTGAAAACAGGCGCTGCAATCATTGGCTGGCGCCGATGCGCTGTAGGGCCGGGCGATGGCGCCACAGAAGCAGCGCCAGTGCCGCGGCATAAAGCCCGATCACCACCAGGCCCACTCACTGGATCTCGACGGCGTGGTGCCTGGCAAGGGCTTCGCCCTGGGATCACGGAACGCCGCCCGAACCCTCCGCAGATAAGGGCTCAGGCCTGCGAGCTGGAATTATTACTGTGTTCCTGGTCCAGCCGCAGCACCTTGGCCAACACGATCTTCGGGCCGCGCATCTTCTTGATGACGATTTGTAGGCCCTCGATGTACAGCACTTCGTTTTCTTCCGGAACCCGCTTCAGGGTTTCGTAGATCAGTCCGGCCAACGTATCGGCCTCGATATGGTCGAGATCGACCTGCAGCAGCCGCTCCACCTTGAACAATGGCGTGTCGCCACGTACCAGCAGCTTTCCGGGCTGATAAGCGAGGATGCCGCGCTCGGTCTTGCGGTGCTCGTCCTGGATGTCACCGACCAGCACTTCGAGCACGTCCTCCATGGTCAGGAAGCCGACCACCTTGTGATCACCTTCTTCCACCAGCACGAAATGCGCACCGCCCTGGCGGAACTGGTCCAGTAGTGCATTCAGCGGCAGGTGTCGGGATACCCGCTCCAGCGGACGCAGCAGGGCGGCTAGTTCAAAGCGCTGCGCCAGTTGTTCATCGCCGGCCAGCGCCAATAGCAGGTCCTTGATATGCAGCAGGCCGACGTAATCGCCCTGCGTGCTATCGAACACGGGATAGCGGCTGTATTTGTGCCGGCGGATCAATTCGAGGATCTCCGCCAGCGACGCATCGTGCTCCAACTGCAACAGGTCTTCCCGCGAGTTGGCCCAGTCGGCCACTTCCAGTTCGCTCATTTCCACCGCGGACGCCAGCACCTTGATGTCCTGATTGGCCGGGTCCAGCGCGCGGTTCGAGTGCAGGATCAGCTTCAGCTCTTCGCGACTGTAGTGATGTTCGTGGTGCCCCCCCGGCTCTCCCTGGCCAGCCATGCGCAAAATGGCGTTGGCACTGGCATTGAGCAGGTAGATCGCCGGGTACATGGCCCAATAGAACAGGTACAGCGGCACGGCCGTCCACAGCGATAGCAGTTCGGGTTTGCGGATCGCCCAGGACTTGGGGGCCAGCTCGCCGACAACGATGTGCAGGTAGGAAATGATGAAGAAGGCGGTGAAAAACGCAATGCCATGCACAACGGCTTGCGACTCGATACCCACCGAGGCCAGCACCGGCTCGAGCAGATGAGCAAAGGCTGGTTCACCGACCCAGCCGAGGCCTAGCGAAGCCAGCGTGATGCCCAGCTGGCAGGCGGATAGATAGGCATCCAACTGGCTGTGCACTTTGCGCAGGATGTGCCCGCGCCAGCCGTGCTCCTTGGCGATCGCCTCGACTTTGGTCGAGCGGAGCTTGACCATGGCGAACTCGGCCGCCACGAAGAAACCGTTGAGCAGAACCAGAAACAAAGCGAAAAGGATCAAGCCGAAATCGGCGAAATAGGAGGAGGCGGCGTAACTGCTTGCGAAGCTGGGGGAAGGGTCCATTGAAGTGTCGGGTAGTCGAAGACGGCCCAAGGATGGGGCCGGCTCTCGTTTATTTCAAGGCGCCAGCGGCGATGCCGGTCGCAGCTGATGGGCGGTGCTTAGCGAACCGTGGCTTGGGTCAGCGGGAAATGACAGGTGAAGGTGCTGCCCTTGTTCGGCGTGCTGTTCACATCCAGGCGTCCCTGATGGCGCAGCA from the Stutzerimonas stutzeri genome contains:
- a CDS encoding response regulator — encoded protein: MSKVSVLVVDDAPFIRDLVKKGLRSHFPGIRIEDAVNGRKAQQMLDRETFDLILCDWEMPEMSGLELLTWCRAHEKLKTTPFIMVTSRGDKENVVQAIQSGVSDFIGKPFSNEQLTTKVRKALGRAGKLDALAASAPARPTNTGMANDSLAALTGGKADVIKPASAAPVKSPAPGLAALVQPGAAKPTAASGGRGQGQLRLASGTLACVIKALSLKEGLLVVKRSENLPQVLESAVLDLEQGEGGEVARLNGYLHAVAALEPTPDTDWLQLTFRFVDRDPQKLDYLSRLIARGTAQRHFVPGA
- a CDS encoding peptidoglycan DD-metalloendopeptidase family protein; translation: MLGRIILCLGLFWLASSASALTIYKYTDANGVVTYSDQAAPGARVFTFNDRMVETLDAQVKLETRKHAAGETLLVRNDLFAPVDIELKLTGVENAVGAPDEPIRWVLPPRSQIRLATLAPLDPAKPLKYTPKLRHALGDPRLLPKPYKYPLPWRGGPFRLTQGANGKYSHFTPKGRYAADIAMPEGTSIVAARGGMVVKIENSQSGRGNNPSGNYVRILHDDGTMGVYLHLMRGSVNVREGQRVETGTRIARSGNTGNSTGPHLHFVVQRNVGLAVESIPFDFSQPVNSLPNFAVGGD
- a CDS encoding hemolysin family protein → MDPSPSFASSYAASSYFADFGLILFALFLVLLNGFFVAAEFAMVKLRSTKVEAIAKEHGWRGHILRKVHSQLDAYLSACQLGITLASLGLGWVGEPAFAHLLEPVLASVGIESQAVVHGIAFFTAFFIISYLHIVVGELAPKSWAIRKPELLSLWTAVPLYLFYWAMYPAIYLLNASANAILRMAGQGEPGGHHEHHYSREELKLILHSNRALDPANQDIKVLASAVEMSELEVADWANSREDLLQLEHDASLAEILELIRRHKYSRYPVFDSTQGDYVGLLHIKDLLLALAGDEQLAQRFELAALLRPLERVSRHLPLNALLDQFRQGGAHFVLVEEGDHKVVGFLTMEDVLEVLVGDIQDEHRKTERGILAYQPGKLLVRGDTPLFKVERLLQVDLDHIEADTLAGLIYETLKRVPEENEVLYIEGLQIVIKKMRGPKIVLAKVLRLDQEHSNNSSSQA